The segment TGTGGCGTTTGTGGAGGTCTTGCTGCCTATTTTGAATTAGATTCAACTATAGTCAGAGTCATTTGGATCATCGTTTCTCTATTTACAGGCATCGTGCTTGGTGTTATAGCCTACCTTCTTTGTGCACTCTTGATTCCTAAAAATGTATGAAAAACGGTTTAGCTTTTTTGATTTTTTTCGGTCTTTTTTTCACGCTTCATGGCGAAGAACAACAATCGCATGGTCTTGACTTCGAGCGCAAAGTCATCGATCAAATGCTGGGTCGAACTTATACTGAAGAATGGGATATCCCTGCCGCCGCCAATCGAATTCATCCCAACGTTCCA is part of the Verrucomicrobiia bacterium genome and harbors:
- a CDS encoding PspC domain-containing protein — protein: MKKLTLSQTDKKLCGVCGGLAAYFELDSTIVRVIWIIVSLFTGIVLGVIAYLLCALLIPKNV